In Pectobacterium aroidearum, the following are encoded in one genomic region:
- the srmB gene encoding ATP-dependent RNA helicase SrmB: MTVTNFSELDLDESLLDALRDMGYERPTAIQAEAIPPAMEGRDVLGSAPTGTGKTAAYLLPVLQHLIDFPRKKSGPPRILILTPTRELAMQVADQARAFAAHTHLDIATITGGVAYMNHAEVFSENQDVVVATTGRLLQYIKEENFDCRAVETLILDEADRMLDMGFAQDIEHIAGETRWRKQTLLFSATLEGDAIKDFAERLLNDPVEIESDPSRRERKKILQWYYRADDVKHKTALLCHQLKQPDVTRSIIFVRKRERVHELVAWLREAGINSCYLEGEMVQAKRNEAIKRLSDGRVNVLVATDIAARGIDINDVSHVFNFDLPRTSDTYLHRIGRTGRAGRKGCAISFVEAHDHLLLGKISRYLNEPLKPRVIDELRPTTKAPSAKTTGKPSKKVLAMRKEKKEKEKEKVKVKVRHRDSKNIGKRRQPTQKTDEPSGE; the protein is encoded by the coding sequence ATGACTGTAACCAATTTTTCCGAGCTCGATCTTGATGAAAGCCTGTTAGACGCCCTGCGTGACATGGGCTACGAACGCCCGACCGCGATTCAGGCTGAGGCGATCCCTCCAGCAATGGAAGGCCGCGATGTACTGGGTTCCGCGCCGACAGGGACAGGTAAAACTGCGGCTTATCTGCTGCCGGTTTTGCAGCATCTCATCGATTTCCCTCGTAAAAAATCCGGTCCGCCTCGAATTCTGATCCTCACGCCAACCCGTGAGCTCGCCATGCAGGTGGCCGATCAGGCACGTGCGTTTGCGGCACATACGCACCTCGATATCGCCACGATCACCGGCGGCGTGGCCTACATGAACCACGCTGAAGTGTTCAGTGAAAACCAGGATGTCGTCGTCGCGACGACCGGCCGTTTGCTGCAATATATCAAAGAAGAAAACTTCGATTGCCGCGCGGTAGAAACGCTGATTCTGGATGAAGCGGACAGAATGCTGGATATGGGCTTCGCTCAGGATATTGAACACATCGCCGGGGAAACTCGCTGGCGTAAGCAAACGCTGCTGTTTTCTGCGACGCTGGAAGGGGACGCGATCAAAGATTTCGCAGAGCGTTTGCTCAACGATCCTGTTGAAATCGAATCCGATCCATCACGTCGGGAACGTAAAAAAATTCTGCAGTGGTATTACCGCGCCGACGACGTCAAACACAAAACCGCCTTGCTCTGCCATCAGTTAAAGCAGCCGGACGTCACGCGTTCTATCATCTTTGTGCGCAAGCGTGAGCGCGTGCATGAGCTGGTTGCCTGGCTGCGTGAAGCGGGCATTAACTCATGCTATCTCGAAGGTGAAATGGTGCAGGCCAAGCGCAATGAGGCGATCAAACGCCTGAGCGACGGGCGCGTCAACGTGCTGGTAGCAACAGATATCGCAGCGCGCGGTATTGATATTAACGATGTCAGCCACGTATTTAACTTCGATTTGCCGCGCACATCGGACACTTACCTTCATCGCATCGGCCGCACTGGCCGCGCGGGTCGTAAAGGCTGTGCCATCTCTTTCGTCGAAGCGCACGACCACCTGCTGCTGGGCAAAATCAGCCGCTATCTGAATGAACCGCTAAAACCGCGCGTCATTGATGAACTCCGCCCAACGACCAAAGCCCCAAGCGCCAAGACCACCGGGAAACCGTCGAAAAAAGTGCTGGCGATGCGGAAAGAGAAAAAAGAGAAGGAAAAAGAAA
- a CDS encoding tRNA1(Val) (adenine(37)-N6)-methyltransferase has protein sequence MSHQADNKLTLRRDGFTFKQFFVAHDRCAMKVGTDGILLGAWAPLSSVTRILDIGSGSGLLALMLAQRSDTHVRIDAVELDSAASQQAKENISASPWADRIAVYAEDIIDFADTRSADYSLIISNPPYFPPGIACGSAEREQARYTTLLTHETLLRCAHQLLMPDGLFCVVLPIQVAENFIPLAQQHNWYVHQQLRVSEQEDKPAHRVLLALSRQKKECVNASLAIRDEERRYSTAFQQLTKDFYLFM, from the coding sequence ATGAGTCATCAGGCTGATAATAAACTGACATTGCGTCGGGATGGATTTACCTTCAAGCAATTCTTTGTGGCGCACGATCGCTGTGCCATGAAGGTGGGAACCGATGGTATTTTGCTGGGCGCTTGGGCGCCGCTGTCCTCAGTGACGCGGATTCTGGACATCGGCAGTGGTTCCGGCCTTCTTGCGCTGATGTTGGCGCAACGTTCTGACACGCATGTTCGGATCGATGCCGTCGAGCTCGATAGTGCTGCGAGTCAGCAGGCGAAGGAAAATATTTCCGCCTCGCCATGGGCTGACAGAATCGCGGTTTACGCTGAAGATATTATCGATTTTGCTGATACGCGAAGCGCCGACTATTCGTTGATTATCAGTAATCCGCCTTATTTCCCTCCAGGGATCGCGTGTGGCTCGGCTGAGCGTGAGCAGGCGCGTTATACCACCTTGTTAACTCATGAGACGCTGTTGCGCTGTGCGCATCAACTGCTGATGCCCGATGGGCTTTTTTGCGTGGTGCTGCCCATTCAGGTTGCGGAGAACTTTATTCCGTTGGCACAGCAGCATAACTGGTACGTTCACCAGCAGCTTCGCGTATCAGAACAGGAAGATAAACCCGCACACCGCGTTTTGCTGGCGCTGTCTCGTCAGAAAAAAGAATGTGTGAATGCTTCGCTGGCAATTCGTGATGAAGAAAGGCGCTATTCGACGGCTTTCCAACAGCTGACAAAAGATTTCTATC